From the genome of Acropora palmata chromosome 4, jaAcrPala1.3, whole genome shotgun sequence, one region includes:
- the LOC141878527 gene encoding zinc metalloproteinase nas-4-like isoform X1, translating to MTCVGKSSSGEIVFRFMTFTLVLSLGSAKALSDQAEEIKRALSEDKKIATAEAPWMSRSDLLEGDIILNSTMNPSRASVTKKIYLWNNGIVPYVFDSSLTSYARLVILKAMRTLEGISCVQFKQRTENRYFVRFIRGQGCYSCVGRTMDLKGQVVSIGSGCEFHGVVLHELMHTLGFFHTSSRPDRDAYVIVYTQNIRPEYRGNFRKYSHGEVDRLDAPYDVTSLMHLPKNSWSSNGRNTIQSRAGPHITLGQRKGLSLVDQQQLNQLYKCKNNRGCFFALGLEKGTIKDSQLRASSSQPFLGAHQARLHLTAGSKGNGAWCAAKNTIGEYLQIDLGSIHTISAIATQGMEGLFTSAWVSGYKVQSSVNGNTYSRVTNFLSGNWEANSVQYNSLKAPFKARYVRILPTHWYKTICLRVELYGCK from the exons ATGACCTGCGTAGGAAAATCTTCCAGTGGTGAGATTGTTTTTCGCTTTATGACTTTTACGCTAGTACTGTCGCTTGGGTCGGCTAAAGCTTTATCAGACCAAGCTGAGGAAATTAAACGGGCGCTTTCCGAGGACAAAAAGATAGCCACTGCAGAGGCTCCTTGGATGTCTAGATCAG acCTATTGGAAGGGGATATTATATTGAATAGTACCATGAACCCTTCACGGGCTTCAGTAACCAAGAAAATCTATCTATGGAACAATGGAATTGTACCTTACGTCTTCGACTCCAGTTTGA CTTCTTACGCTCGCTTGGTCATACTAAAGGCGATGAGGACATTGGAGGGGATTTCTTGTGTGCAGTTTAAGCAACGAACGGAAAATCGATACTTCGTCAGGTTTATACGAGGACAAGG ATGTTATTCGTGTGTCGGTCGCACCATGGATCTCAAGGGCCAAGTCGTTTCCATTGGATCCGGCTGTGAATTCCATGGAGTTGTGTTGCATGAATTGATGCACACACTGGGTTTTTTCCATACCAGTTCAAGACCTGACAGGGATGCTTATGTTATAGTCTACACTCAGAACATCAGACCAG AGTATCGAGGAAATTTCAGGAAGTACAGTCATGGTGAAGTTGATCGTTTAGATGCACCTTATGACGTCACCTCACTGATGCATCTACCAAAGAATAGTTGGAGCAGTAACGGAAGAAACACGATTCAGTCACGTGCTGGACCTCACATTACTTTGGGTCAGCGGAAAGGTTTATCTTTGGTGGATCAACAGCAACTGAATCAGCTGTACAAATGCAAGAATAATCGAG GTTGTTTCTTCGCCTTGGGTCTTGAAAAGGGAACAATAAAAGACTCCCAACTCCGTGCCAGTTCGTCCCAACCTTTCCTCGGTGCACATCAAGCTCGCCTGCATCTGACTGCGGGGTCAAAAGGAAACGGAGCCTGGTGTGCGGCAAAGAACACAATTGGGGAATATCTGCAG ATTGACCTTGGTTCAATACACACGATATCAGCTATTGCTACGCAAGGCATGGAGGGCCTCTTCACTTCAGCCTGGGTATCAGGGTACAAAGTCCAAAGCAGCGTCAATGGAAATACTTACAGTAGGGTTACGAAC TTTCTCAGTGGCAATTGGGAGGCAAATTCTGTGCAGTATAATTCTCTGA
- the LOC141878527 gene encoding high choriolytic enzyme 1-like isoform X2, whose amino-acid sequence MSRSDLLEGDIILNSTMNPSRASVTKKIYLWNNGIVPYVFDSSLTSYARLVILKAMRTLEGISCVQFKQRTENRYFVRFIRGQGCYSCVGRTMDLKGQVVSIGSGCEFHGVVLHELMHTLGFFHTSSRPDRDAYVIVYTQNIRPEYRGNFRKYSHGEVDRLDAPYDVTSLMHLPKNSWSSNGRNTIQSRAGPHITLGQRKGLSLVDQQQLNQLYKCKNNRGCFFALGLEKGTIKDSQLRASSSQPFLGAHQARLHLTAGSKGNGAWCAAKNTIGEYLQIDLGSIHTISAIATQGMEGLFTSAWVSGYKVQSSVNGNTYSRVTNFLSGNWEANSVQYNSLKAPFKARYVRILPTHWYKTICLRVELYGCK is encoded by the exons ATGTCTAGATCAG acCTATTGGAAGGGGATATTATATTGAATAGTACCATGAACCCTTCACGGGCTTCAGTAACCAAGAAAATCTATCTATGGAACAATGGAATTGTACCTTACGTCTTCGACTCCAGTTTGA CTTCTTACGCTCGCTTGGTCATACTAAAGGCGATGAGGACATTGGAGGGGATTTCTTGTGTGCAGTTTAAGCAACGAACGGAAAATCGATACTTCGTCAGGTTTATACGAGGACAAGG ATGTTATTCGTGTGTCGGTCGCACCATGGATCTCAAGGGCCAAGTCGTTTCCATTGGATCCGGCTGTGAATTCCATGGAGTTGTGTTGCATGAATTGATGCACACACTGGGTTTTTTCCATACCAGTTCAAGACCTGACAGGGATGCTTATGTTATAGTCTACACTCAGAACATCAGACCAG AGTATCGAGGAAATTTCAGGAAGTACAGTCATGGTGAAGTTGATCGTTTAGATGCACCTTATGACGTCACCTCACTGATGCATCTACCAAAGAATAGTTGGAGCAGTAACGGAAGAAACACGATTCAGTCACGTGCTGGACCTCACATTACTTTGGGTCAGCGGAAAGGTTTATCTTTGGTGGATCAACAGCAACTGAATCAGCTGTACAAATGCAAGAATAATCGAG GTTGTTTCTTCGCCTTGGGTCTTGAAAAGGGAACAATAAAAGACTCCCAACTCCGTGCCAGTTCGTCCCAACCTTTCCTCGGTGCACATCAAGCTCGCCTGCATCTGACTGCGGGGTCAAAAGGAAACGGAGCCTGGTGTGCGGCAAAGAACACAATTGGGGAATATCTGCAG ATTGACCTTGGTTCAATACACACGATATCAGCTATTGCTACGCAAGGCATGGAGGGCCTCTTCACTTCAGCCTGGGTATCAGGGTACAAAGTCCAAAGCAGCGTCAATGGAAATACTTACAGTAGGGTTACGAAC TTTCTCAGTGGCAATTGGGAGGCAAATTCTGTGCAGTATAATTCTCTGA